The Coffea arabica cultivar ET-39 chromosome 1e, Coffea Arabica ET-39 HiFi, whole genome shotgun sequence genome has a window encoding:
- the LOC113703080 gene encoding glucan endo-1,3-beta-glucosidase-like, which yields MRIYAPDHEVLNALRGTNIELLVDVANEDIQSIATNPSAAANWVQNNIKNYSPAVKFRYIAVGNEVSLSSSIAQYVGPAMERIQSALASAGLQNQIKVSTSIAGNLLSVSYPPSQGSFSNEAKPFIKPIINLLVQNNAPLLVNVYPYFSYIGDPVNIHLDYALFTSQRTVVQDGSFGYQNIFYAILDAHYSALDKEGGSNVNIVVSETGWPSDGNPPAASSGNAGTYYRNVISHVKSGQGTPRRPGRGIETYLFAMFDENQKPGAETERHFGLFFPNQQSKYGISFN from the coding sequence ATGAGAATTTATGCCCCAGACCATGAAGTTCTCAATGCTTTAAGAGGAACCAATATAGAACTTCTAGTCGATGTTGCCAACGAAGACATTCAATCCATTGCGACCAATCCTTCGGCAGCTGCAAATTGGGTTCAAAACAACATCAAAAATTACTCACCAGCTGTGAAGTTCAGATACATAGCGGTTGGAAATGAAGTATCATTAAGTTCTAGCATCGCTCAATATGTCGGTCCAGCCATGGAAAGGATACAAAGTGCATTAGCTTCGGCGGGGCTTCAGAACCAAATCAAGGTTTCAACATCAATAGCTGGAAATCTGTTAAGCGTTTCTTATCCTCCCTCACAAGGATCATTTTCAAACGAGGCTAAACCATTCATTAAACCTATAATTAATCTTCTAGTCCAAAATAATGCACCATTGCTAGTCAATGTGTATCCCTACTTCAGCTATATCGGTGATCCAGTCAACATTCATCTCGATTATGCATTATTCACCTCACAAAGAACTGTTGTTCAAGATGGCTCGTTTGGATATCAAAACATTTTTTATGCAATTTTGGATGCTCATTATTCAGCTCTAGATAAAGAAGGTGGTTCTAATGTCAACATTGTTGTGTCGGAAACTGGCTGGCCATCGGATGGGAATCCTCCTGCTGCATCATCTGGAAATGCAGGCACTTACTATAGGAACGTGATTAGCCATGTTAAGAGTGGACAAGGGACTCCAAGGAGGCCTGGAAGAGGTATAGAAACTTATCTGTTTGCCATGTTTGATGAAAACCAGAAGCCTGGAGCAGAGACAGAGAGACATTTTGGCCTCTTTTTTCCAAATCAACAGTCTAAGTATGGAATCAGTTTCAACTAA
- the LOC113689276 gene encoding glucan endo-1,3-beta-glucosidase-like, which yields MTSILTLLGVFLLSLRVTGVQSIGVCYGLNGNNLPSSQDVINLYNQNGIQKMRIYSPVPEVLNALRGTNIELLIDVANEDIQALATDPSAAANWVQNNIQSYSPDVKFRYIAVGNEVSLSSSIAQQYVGPAMGNIQNALASAGLQDQIKVSTSISAGLLGISYPPSQGSFSNEARPFMTPIINLLVQNNAPLLVNVYPYFSYIGDEADISLDYALFTSQGTVVQDGSFGYQNIFDAVLDAHYSALEKEGGSNVEIVVSETGWPSDGNPPAASSENAGTYYKNVISHVNSGQGTPRRPGRGIETYLFAMFDENEKSGAETEKHFGLFFPNQQSKYGISFN from the exons ATGACTAGTATTCTAACTTTGCTTGGGGTTTTTTTGCTGAGTCTCAGAGTCACAG GGGTACAATCTATAGGCGTCTGCTATGGGCTCAATGGCAACAATCTACCATCAAGTCAGGATGTTATAAATCTTTACAATCAAAATGGCATCCAAAAAATGAGAATTTACTCTCCTGTCCCAGAAGTTCTCAATGCTTTAAGAGGAACTAATATAGAACTTCTAATCGATGTTGCCAATGAAGACATTCAGGCCCTTGCAACCGATCCTTCAGCAGCTGCAAATTGGGTTCAGAACAACATACAAAGTTACTCACCAGATGTGAAATTCAGATATATAGCAGTTGGAAATGAAGTATCATTAAGTTCTAGCATTGCTCAACAATATGTTGGTCCAGCCATGGGAAATATACAAAATGCATTAGCATCAGCGGGTCTTCAGGACCAAATCAAGGTTTCAACATCAATATCTGCAGGTCTGCTAGGGATTTCTTATCCTCCCTCACAAGGCTCATTCTCGAACGAGGCTAGACCATTCATGACACCTATAATTAATCTCCTAGTCCAAAATAATGCACCATTGCTGGTCAATGTGTACCCCTACTTCAGCTATATTGGTGATGAAGCCGACATTTCACTCGATTATGCATTATTCACCTCACAAGGAACAGTTGTTCAAGACGGTTCGTTTGGATATCAAAACATTTTTGATGCAGTTTTGGATGCTCATTATTCAGCTCTAGAAAAAGAAGGTGGTTCTAATGTGGAGATTGTTGTATCAGAAACTGGCTGGCCATCTGATGGGAACCCTCCTGCTGCATCATCTGAAAATGCTGGCACTTACTATAAGAATGTTATTAGCCATGTTAATAGTGGACAAGGCACTCCAAGAAGGCCTGGAAGAGGTATAGAAACTTATTTGTTTGCCATGTTTGATGAAAACGAGAAGTCTGGAGCGGAGACCGAGAAACATTTTGGCCTCTTTTTTCCAAATCAGCAGTCTAAGTATGGAATTAGTTTCAATTAA